The genomic window CCAAGGACCGGGTGGTCGCGGTCGGTGAGATCGGCTACGACTCCATGACGCCCGAGGAGGACGAGGCGCTCGCGCTCCAGCTCCGGTTCGCGATCGAGCACGAACTGCCCGCCCTCGTGCACACCCCGCACCGCGACAAGGCCACCGGGACCCGCCGGACCCTGGACGTCGTACGGGAGTCGGGCATCGCCCCCGAACTCGTGGTCCTCGACCACCTCAACGAGCTGACCGTCGGCATGGTCCTCGACAGCGGCTGCTGGGCCGGGTTCTCGGTCTACCCGAGGACCAAGATGAGCGAGGACCGCATGGTGACCATCCTCCAGGCGCACGGCACCGAGCGCGTCCTCGTCAACTCCGCCGCCGACTGGGGCCGTTCGGACCCGCTCAAGACCCGGAAGACGGCCGACGCGATGCTCGCGGCAGGGTTCGACGACGACGCCGTGGACCGGGTGCTGTGGCGCAA from Streptomyces sp. DSM 40750 includes these protein-coding regions:
- a CDS encoding TatD family hydrolase, whose protein sequence is MRIFDPHIHMTSRTTDDYEAMYAAGVRAVVEPAFWLGQPRTSPESFYDYFDSLLGWEPYRAAQFGIQHFCTIALNPKEANDPRCRPVLDELPRYLAKDRVVAVGEIGYDSMTPEEDEALALQLRFAIEHELPALVHTPHRDKATGTRRTLDVVRESGIAPELVVLDHLNELTVGMVLDSGCWAGFSVYPRTKMSEDRMVTILQAHGTERVLVNSAADWGRSDPLKTRKTADAMLAAGFDDDAVDRVLWRNPVAFYGQSGRLDLDEPKPDDESSFQGNSIRRGGE